In Euphorbia lathyris chromosome 10, ddEupLath1.1, whole genome shotgun sequence, the DNA window aataatattaggTAAAGTAAAATCTTACGTTgcaaaacaaaatatttttcggtgtttAACTATAATACCAAAAAAGGGAATAAGTGGTGGATGACAACTGTTTTCAAAACGATAATAAAGAATGTAATAGAGTTCTAAAAGTTTAATAAAACATCTTACTTTTCAAACGGGTAAAATATTTTCCTCTATTGTTCGTATATTTTTAAGTGTTCCCTCAAATAAACTGAACCTAAATGTTTCAATCCACTAATTAAAAAAGAAGTCTTTCAAAATAAAATCATACTAATAGTAGTGAAACCTCCACAAATAATCAAAATCTCTAATTTTAAGCAACATCTCTATTTGATAAGCAAAATCTCCAAATTGAAAGTTAATACAAAATGAACAATGGAAAAAGattaacaataaaataaaatccataaacGGAAGATCTTGGCTTGAATTTgaaatttaaacaaaaaaaaataaaaaaagagttAAATTAGCTCTCAAGAAACTGCACGTAAGCTTAGCTGATGTGAACAAGACAAAGGATGACTATCCAGTTTTCAGCATTATTAAATTTTCATGTGTTAAATTAAATAATCTAAGACTTTTTTtttgggagtttggaggttaatggaggtaatggaaagagaaatgaaatgatagaaaagaaagttaaaaattaaccttgtttgggagtttataggatgtaaatgaggttaaatgtttaacgttgtttgagagtttaaatatggaggggaagtaaggttaaatttactacgcagagataatttttttttaaaaactttaCTTTATTTCCATTAATCcctaatttggaggttagagtttcgagaggaagtaaacatttaaccccattaacctccatttactctaaaaaaataaatccaaAACAAGGTTAATTTAATACTTAATATTCCATTACTTCCATTTACTCCGGTTAACCTCCAATCTagaggttagagtttggaggttagaggaagtaaacatttaaccccattaacctctatttactctaaaaaaaaataacttccaaacaaaattaacttaatacttaatattgggtaaattacacccatggccactgaactttacctattttcacattatggccactcaacttcatttctttccggtatggccactgaactttagaCTTTTTAACACTGATgtccactcaattttaactaacttctcaaaatgaccgttaacaatcgttaacgaccttaaaatgaaaatattcaagaattaaaattgttcagaacgtcatttaccatgaaaccacatttttttgggagctttctctctctaaaaattcactttctctctcctaaccaaacaacacctaaatgaccttaaaacgaaatttttcaagaattaaagttccttagaatatcattaacgctttggattttttatttttagccgtcaatggtcattttgaggcgttaagtggccatcagtgttaaaaaatgtaaagttcagtggccataccgggaagaaatgaagttgaggGGCCATAATTTGaaaattggtaaagttcagtggacatgggtgtaatttacatTGAGAGACACCACCAAAGCAATACTTCAATTCTAATCTAACTCACGCTCTCTGTAACCGATCAAACCAAaactatgtttatatatatgcctccttcttcttcttcttctactagGACTTCTCCATACTCTTTGCTACGACCATGGCTTCTTTTCCAAACACCTCCTCTTCTTCTACACGCCAATGTCAATTCCGTCTTCCTCATTCTCATGCATCTTCTCCTTTTCACCACTATCACCGGCCTCACCAGCCTCATGTTCCTTTTTTTCTAGTTAAACTTCTTTCAAACGACATTACTCCCCAAAATCACCCTTCACTTTATTCAATACTTTCCCAATGTAACCCCAAACCTTCCAAAATTTTCATCAAACCTTCTGCTGCTGTCTTCGCCACTCTTCAATTTCAGCTTCACTCTCACGCTTTTGATGCCGTTGTTTATCTCTGGGAGCGACGCCTTGCCGGGGATCATATGCTTACTCCTGTCGTTGATTTTCGTGGCTCTGgtgatgttgatgttgatgACAGACTCATGAGTTTATTCCTCTTCTACGTGCAGAAGCTCTTCCATGGGGAGTCTGTTGAGAAATTTGAGAAGAAACTCAGTTATTTATCTATGGAGATTGAGAAGGCTAATGTTCCTCTGGTTAGGAAGTATATCCCGCTTCAAACTTTTAAAGCACGTGATGCGAGGAGGAAGAGTTTGCGCGGGGAGATGGACGGAATTCTCAAGAGGATTGAGGAGTTTAAGTCTGCTTTGCATTCTGTGATGGATTATCTCGAAGGGAAGGAGGTTGAGGAGTTGGCTGTTTTGGGTTTTAAAAATGAGCAGGGGTTTAATTGGAGTAAGATACATTGTTTGTTGTTGAGGGAGTGTAGGCGTATTGAGGATGGCTTGCCCATATATGGGTTTAGGAAGGAGATTTTGGAGCAAATACATTTGCAACAGGTACTCTCGATTTTAATTGAACTCAGTGCGTGGTATTTGTTCTATACTAATTTTCTGAAAATCTGTGAATCAAATTTGTCCTTTTATGCCTTTTTGTGCGTAATGGTGCGGTAGTTTGTACTCTGTAATTTGACAACTTGGTTGGGCAGTTTACTTTGTGCTATGAGTAATTTCGCCAATTTCTGTCTAATTATTCAATTGAAGTTTGTTATATGCCCGTTGCTTTTATAACTTTGGGAGAAGAGTGAAGTATCTGGCGTTTATACTATTTTCTTTCACAAATGTCTATGTGTTCACTCTGAAAATATTCAATTTATACCAACACATCTCTTGCGACATTTAAGAATTGTTTTGAATGTCAATAAGAATTTGGTCATTTTGGTTTTCTCACAGGTAATAGTGTTGATTGGAGAGACAGGTTCAGGGAAGAGTACACAGTTGGTACAATATCTTGCTGATTCTGGAGTAGCTGCCAGCGGTTCTATTGTGTGTACTCAGCCTCGTAAAATTGCAGCAATTTCTTTGGCGAAAAGGGTTGGAGAAGAAACCAGTGGATGTTATGAGGATAAATCAGTTACCTGCTATCAAACTTATTCATCTTCCCATCGTTTTGATTCCAAGATAATATATATGACTGATCACTGCCTAATGCAGCATCTAATGGAAGATAAGACGTTGTCTGGAGTTTCCTGTATTATTGTAGATGAGGCTCATGAAAGAAGCTTGAGTACTGATCTTTTGTTGGCTTTGATCAAAGAACTACTTGTCAAGAGGCGTGAGCTAAGGCTTATTATAATGTCTGCAACAGTTGATGCAAGCAAATTATCAGAGTACTTCTTTGGTTGTAGAACCTTCCATGTGATAGGGAGAGGATTTCCTGTGGAGATCAAATATGTTCATGGTGCCTCTGAAGGGCCTTCTGGCTTGCTAACCAGCAGCAGTAGTATTGCTCCATATGTTTATGGTGTTGTCAAGATGGCATTGGAGATCCACCAAGTAGAGAAGGAAGGGACCATTCTTGcatttttgacttctcagcTGGAGGTAGAATGGGCTTGTGAGAAGTTTCAGTCACCCTCTGCAATTGCAATGCCATTACATGGAAAGCTTTCTCATGAGGAACAATGCCGTGTTTTCCAAAACTACCCAGGGAAAAGAAAAGTTATTTTTGCCACAAATTTAGCAGAAACATCCTTGACAATTCCTGGGGTTAAGTTTGTGGTTGATTCTGGGATGGTGAAGGAAAGCAGGTTTGAACCTAGCTCTGGTATGAATGTCCTCAGAGTTTGCAAGATTAGTCAAAGTTCTGCCAATCAACGAGCTGGTCGTGCTGGTCGAACAGAACCTGGAAAGTGTTATCGGCTTTACTCAGAATCTGATTATCTGTCGATGGAGTTACACCAGGAACCTGAAATTCTTAAAGTGCACCTTGGTATTGCGATTTTAAGGATCCTTGCTTTGGGCATTCAGAATGTGCTAGACTTTGATTTTATTGATGCCCCTAGTGAAAAAGCAGTTGACATGGCCAGCAGGAACCTTGTTCAGTTAGGTGCTGTTGTCTGCAGAAGTGGTGATTTTGAATTAACTGCAGATGGAAACAACTTGGTTAAGTTGGGAATTGAGCCACGACTTGGGAAGATTATTCTTGAAAGTTGCCGTTATGGTTTGCACAAAGAGGGAGTTGTTCTTGCTGCTGTTACAGCAAATGCAAGTAGCATATTTTGCAGAGTTGGTACAGATGATGACAAACTCAAATCAGATTGCCTTAAGGTGCGATTTTGCCATCCTGATGGAGATCTCTTTACGTTGCTTACTGTCTATAAGGAATGGGAGAGTGTGTCCCCAGATAACAGAAATAAATGGTGTTGGGACAACAGCATTAATGCCAAGGCTATGCGTAGATGCAAAGATACAGTACTAGAGTTGGAGAACTGTTTGAAAAATGAACTTCATATCATTATTCCAACTTACTGGGTTTGGTCACCCCATGTTGTCACGGGGCACCAAGGTTGCATGAAAAAGATTGTGCTGTCTTCACTAGCAGATAACGTAGCGATGTATTCTGGGTATGATCGTCTTGGTTATGAGGTGCTCTCAAGTGGGGAATACTTTCAACTTCATCCTTCATGTTCATTGCAAGTGCACAGCAAAAAGCCAGACTGGGTTGTCTTTGCTGAACTTTTGTCTATATCATGTCAATATATGGTGTGCGTTACTGCCATCGACTTTGATAGTTTGTCTGCATTTAGTCCTCCTCTATTCAATATCTCAAGTGTGCAGAACAGAAAGTTGCAGTTGAATGTGATCAAAGGATTTGGTGCCACTCTCTTAAGAAGGTTCTGTGGAAAGGGAAACACTAACTtgctctctcttctttctcgcATACGGGCAGATCTCATGGATAGTCGGATAGGTATTGAAATGGATGTGGAAAATAACGAGGTTCTATTATATGCCTCTGTACAAGACATGGAAAAGGTTTATGGCATTGTTA includes these proteins:
- the LOC136208732 gene encoding ATP-dependent RNA helicase DEAH11, chloroplastic-like, yielding MASFPNTSSSSTRQCQFRLPHSHASSPFHHYHRPHQPHVPFFLVKLLSNDITPQNHPSLYSILSQCNPKPSKIFIKPSAAVFATLQFQLHSHAFDAVVYLWERRLAGDHMLTPVVDFRGSGDVDVDDRLMSLFLFYVQKLFHGESVEKFEKKLSYLSMEIEKANVPLVRKYIPLQTFKARDARRKSLRGEMDGILKRIEEFKSALHSVMDYLEGKEVEELAVLGFKNEQGFNWSKIHCLLLRECRRIEDGLPIYGFRKEILEQIHLQQVIVLIGETGSGKSTQLVQYLADSGVAASGSIVCTQPRKIAAISLAKRVGEETSGCYEDKSVTCYQTYSSSHRFDSKIIYMTDHCLMQHLMEDKTLSGVSCIIVDEAHERSLSTDLLLALIKELLVKRRELRLIIMSATVDASKLSEYFFGCRTFHVIGRGFPVEIKYVHGASEGPSGLLTSSSSIAPYVYGVVKMALEIHQVEKEGTILAFLTSQLEVEWACEKFQSPSAIAMPLHGKLSHEEQCRVFQNYPGKRKVIFATNLAETSLTIPGVKFVVDSGMVKESRFEPSSGMNVLRVCKISQSSANQRAGRAGRTEPGKCYRLYSESDYLSMELHQEPEILKVHLGIAILRILALGIQNVLDFDFIDAPSEKAVDMASRNLVQLGAVVCRSGDFELTADGNNLVKLGIEPRLGKIILESCRYGLHKEGVVLAAVTANASSIFCRVGTDDDKLKSDCLKVRFCHPDGDLFTLLTVYKEWESVSPDNRNKWCWDNSINAKAMRRCKDTVLELENCLKNELHIIIPTYWVWSPHVVTGHQGCMKKIVLSSLADNVAMYSGYDRLGYEVLSSGEYFQLHPSCSLQVHSKKPDWVVFAELLSISCQYMVCVTAIDFDSLSAFSPPLFNISSVQNRKLQLNVIKGFGATLLRRFCGKGNTNLLSLLSRIRADLMDSRIGIEMDVENNEVLLYASVQDMEKVYGIVNDALEYEVKWLSNECLEKCLYHGGRAGASPPVALFGAGAEIRHLELEGKCLSVDVFVSKGNGLDDREILTFFEKYVSGVCCCYRFSSGRQDGDLIEQWGRVTFLSPEAAKKALDYNGFELSGCSLKLSPARSSAGGGHKSSSFAALRARVTWPRRYSKGYAVVRCEINAAEFVVQDCHNLLIGGRFVQCEVSLKEANCVFIKGLDRDTSEPEILEVLKRTTNRRILDAFLIRGDAVNNPPPLGACEEAIRKEIAPFMPNEAPLSNYCHVQVFPPEPKDSFMKAEVTFDGRLHLEAAKALQHIQGKVLACCFSWQKMQCHRVFHSSVSCPASVYAFIERQLKSLVNKFANRPGVYCILKRNWNGSYRVKISANATRTVAELRRPLEQLMNGKMLDHVSLTPAILQLLYSRDGKSIMKSLHQQLGTYILFDRHNICVRIYGPENKVAVAEKKLVESLLALNNNKHVDIPLRGRVMPHDFMKRVVEKFGPDLHCLKVKFPEATLALNTRIHAISFNGKEDLRLRVEETIHDFARSLTVGITDQKPDDRSTACPICLCEVEDCYQLEACAHKFCRSCLIDQLESAMRGHDGFPIRCTHEGCGMNIWLTDLRALLSFEKLDELFRASLGAFVASSGGRYRFCPSPDCPSVYRVAETDMVRGPFICGACYGETCTRCHLEYHPYITCERYKEFKEDPDLSLKEWCKGKEHVKSCPVCGYTIEKIEGCNHIECRCGRHICWGCLESFSSSDDCYGHLRAIHQAII